The following coding sequences lie in one Oncorhynchus nerka isolate Pitt River linkage group LG14, Oner_Uvic_2.0, whole genome shotgun sequence genomic window:
- the LOC115141129 gene encoding septin-7 isoform X1: MVVGESGLGKSTLINSLFLTDLYSSEYPGPSHRVKKTVQVEQSKVLVKEGGVQLLLTIVDTPGFGDAVDNSNCWQPVIDHIDSKFEDYLNCESRVNRRLMPDSRVQCCLYFIAPSGHGLKPLDIEFMKRLHEKVNVIPLIAKADTLTPEECQRFKKQIMREILEHKIKIYEFPETDDEEENKLVKKIKDRLPLAVVGSNTIIEVNGKRTRGRQYPWGVAEVENGDHCDFTILRDMLIRTHMQDLKDVTNNVHYENYRSRKLAAVTYNGQDNNRVKGQQSTKHDTGEGMSPLAQMEEERREHVAKMKKMEMEMEQVFEMKVKEKIQKLKDSEAELSRRHEQMKKNLEAQHKELEEKRRQFEDDRANWEANQRLEQQRLDASRTLEKNKKKGKIF; this comes from the exons ATGGTTGTTG GTGAATCGGGATTGGGCAAGTCCACGTTGATCAACTCTCTGTTCCTAACAGACTTGTACTCGTCAGAATACCCTGGGCCTTCACACAGAGTCAAAAAGACTGTACAG GTGGAGCAATCCAAAGTGTTAGTAAAGGAAGGTGGTGTCCAGCTCCTGCTCACAATAGTCGACACCCCAGGATTCGGCGACGCTGTGGACAATAGCAACTG CTGGCAGCCAGTCATCGACCACATAGACAGCAAGTTTGAGGATTACCTCAATTGTGAGTCGCGGGTGAACAGACGACTGATGCCCGACAGCAGAGTGCAGTGCTGCCTCTATTTCATCGCCCCCTCGGGACACGG ACTGAAGCCTCTGGATATTGAGTTTATGAAACGGTTGCATGAGAAGGTGAACGTCATCCCACTGATCGCAAAAGCAGACACTCTCACCCCAGAGGAGTGCCAACGGTTCAAGAAGCAG ATCATGCGGGAAATCCTGGAACATAAAATCAAGATCTACGAGTTCCCAGAGACGGATGATGAGGAAGAGAACAAACTGGTGAAGAAGATCAAG GACCGTCTGCCCCTGGCCGTGGTGGGCAGTAACACCATCATCGAGGTGAAcgggaagaggaccagaggacgaCAGTACCCATGGGGAGTGGCAGAAG TTGAGAACGGAGACCACTGTGATTTCACCATCCTACGAGACATGCTCATCAG AACCCACATGCAGGACCTGAAGGACGTGACCAATAACGTCCACTATGAGAACTACCGTAGCAGGAAGCTGGCAGCCGTCACCTACAACGGACAGGACAACAACAGGGTCAAGGGTCAACAGTCGACGAA ACATGACACAGGTGAAGGCAT GAGCCCCTTGGCTCAGATGGAGGAGGAGCGGCGGGAGCACGTGGCCAAGATGAAGAAGATGGAGATGGAAATGGAACAGGTGTTTGAGATGAAGGTCAAGGAGAAGATCCAGAAGCTGAAAGATTCCGAGGCTGAG CTGTCAAGGCGTCATGAGCAGATGAAGAAGAATCTGGAGGCCCAGCACAAGgagctggaggagaagagacgcCAGTTTGAGGATGACCGGGCCAACTGGGAGGCCAATCAGCGCCTGGAGCAACAGAGACTGGATGCCTCCAG GACTCTGGAAAAGAACAAAAAGAAGGGGAAGATATTTTAG
- the LOC115141130 gene encoding collagen alpha-1(XXVIII) chain-like, translating into MLRKDNMGKGVALFLLLLALLHEAIGQRRRKGKYSVLRDGENDMTTCSMEMAFILDSSEGAKTFLFEKQKSFVLQFSTRLTMLQVSGWTLKLRMAALQYSSSVSIEHSFTAWQDLDVFHSRVSSMAYIGHGTYSTYAITNATQLFTQETKEDSVRVAVLMTDGADHPRNPDVIGAAADAKASGVKLFAVGLSDLARQSQNSAKLRAIASTPAKQFVHSLTDPQLEEKLLKELGAIALEACPQAEVCLCERGERGPPGNPGTKGDPGYEGPSGPKGSRGELGVGGRPGSDGLEGSPGYKGDKGEIGDCGTPGGKGDEGPGGPPGPRGPRGDQGVNGPPGDQGPEGQTGPKGDQGTTGASGPAGDIGIGFPGPKGAKGIQGRPGTLGPIGIGEPGQPGPPGLAGAQGNQGAVGEGLPGSKGDRGHEGPRGEHGLTGVGVKGDKGNPGQLGSQGPVGMPGAGIQGEKGNQGPVGPPGPRGNPGVGLMGQKGSQGFSGEPGIPGESGVGEPGPKGDPGTEGLPGIPGLSGEDGDIGQKGDIGLHGPRGPDGAPGKGVPGEKGDRGERGSRGQLGAVGPVGPMGAKGEPGSAGRAGTNGPPGRGLPGIKGDPGAVGPPGHVGESGIGITGPKGERGLPGPIGPPGLEGEGLPGTPGAPGVPGLTGEIGPEGKGLPGPKGDRGTPGPTGLAGAPGVGLMGPKGSAGQIGAPGPQGLPGEGIQGPKGESGFQGIPGPRGPPGQGIQGDKGERGFVGERGRKGDRGETGETGTAGPLGRLGEKGEPGLTREEVIKLVRSICGCGVKCRESPLELVFVIDSSESVGPDNFNVVKDFVNALVDRASVNRETTRVGVVLYSHIDMVVVSLHQQASRDQVKKAVRTMTYLGEGTFTGSAIHQANQVFRAARPGVRKVAIVITDGQADERDSVRLEEAVKEAKGSNIETFVIGVVNQSDPLYEEFKKELHLMASDPDREHVYLIDDFRTLPTLESKLLSRICESDGGAQFSSIPSSRYSPGTPGQAGIVRETPERTDTDTPTFNGDFKKTHMVPGPPGESDRVFTPQGPQTGDRDNSETYRVPSFDREPFKRLPEFLLPSEMKNPSHSVVMTGSQAPTQRPLTVMLPGLPPTSPPLPQDALIPDERCGQTLDPGPCRNYFVKWYYDTTANACAQFWFGGCQGNQNRFESEKSCKKTCVKV; encoded by the exons ACATGACAACATGTTCCATGGAGATGGCCTTCATTCTGGACAGTTCGGAGGGCGCCAAGACCTTCCTGTTCGAGAAGCAGAAGTCCTTTGTTCTGCAATTCAGCACTCGTCTCACCATGCTCCAGGTGTCTGGATGGACCCTGAAGCTGCGGATGGCTGCTCTCCAGTACagcagctctgtgtctatagagcaCAGCTTCACTGCCTGGCAGGACCTGGATGTGTTCCACAGCAGAGTCAGCTCCATGGCCTACATTGGCCATGGCACCTACTCCACCTACGCCATCACCAACGCCACACAGCTCTTCACCCAGGAGACCAAGGAGGACAGCGTCAGGGTGGCGGTGCTCATGACCGACGGTGCCGATCATCCGAGGAACCCTGATGTGATCGGAGCAGCGGCAGATGCTAAGGCTAGTGGCGTGAAGCTCTTTGCTGTAGGGTTGTCGGACCTGGCCCGCCAGAGCCAGAACAGTGCCAAACTCCGGGCTATCGCCAGCACACCGGCCAAGCAATTCGTCCACAGTCTCACTGACCCCCAGCTAGAGGAGAAGTTACTGAAAGAGTTG GGTGCAATAGCGCTTGAGGCG TGTCCACAGGctgaagtgtgtttgtgtgaaagaggggagagaggcccTCCTGGAAACCCA GGTACAAAAGGAGATCCAGGATATGAAGGACCATCTGGTCCAAAAGGATCAAGG GGAGAACTTGGAGTCGGTGGCCGACCAGGAAGTGACGGTCTTGAG GGCAGTCCTGGTTATAAAGGTGACAAG GGGGAGATAGGAGACTGTGGCACCCCTGGGGGAAAAGGAGATGAA GGCCCTGGAGGACCTCCTGGCCCACGGGGACCTAGAGGAGACCAG GGTGTTAATGGACCACCCGGGGACCAGGGTCCGGAGGGCCAAACAGGACCTAAA GGGGACCAAGGAACCACCGGTGCATCTGGACCAGCAGGTGACATTGGCATTGGGTTCCCAGGTCCAAAG GGGGCCAAAGGAATTCAGGGAAGACCAGGAACCCTTGGTCCCATTGGCATTGGAGAGCCAGGACAGCCA GGACCCCCAGGACTTGCTGGAGCACAGGGTAACCAGGGAGCTGTTGGGGAGGGGCTCCCTGGCTCAAAG GGGGATCGAGGGCACGAGGGCCCCAGAGGTGAGCATGGTCTCACTGGTGTTGGGGTCAAAGGTGATAAG GGAAATCCTGGACAGCTTGGATCACAAGGACCGGTGGGAATGCCAGGGGCAGGAATTCAAGGAGAAAAG GGGAACCAAGGGCCAGTTGGCCCTCCAGGCCCCAGAGGGAATCCAGGTGTGGGACTTATGGGCCAAAAG GGAAGCCAAGGCTTCTCAGGTGAGCCTGGAATCCCAGGGGAGAGCGGTGTTGGGGAGCCAGGACCTAAA GGAGACCCAGGAACGGAGGGGTTACCTGGTATTCCGGGCCTCTCTGGAGAGGATGGAGACATAGGACAGAAG GGTGACATTGGGTTACATGGGCCCAGGGGACCTGATGGGGCACCCGGAAAAGGTGTCCCTGGAGAAAAG GGGGACCGAGGGGAGCGGGGCTCCAGGGGCCAGCTAGGGGCAGTAGGGCCTGTGGGGCCAATGGGGGCCAAG GGTGAACCCGGAAGTGCTGGACGAGCAGGTACAAACGGACCACCTGGGCGGGGGTTACCCGGTATCAAG GGGGACCCTGGTGCAGTAGGCCCACCCGGACATGTTGGTGAATCAGGAATAGGAATCACTGGACCGAAG GGTGAGAGAGGGCTACCAGGGCCCATTGGTCCACCTGGGCTTGAAGGGGAAGGCCTTCCTGGAACTCCA GGAGCCCCTGGAGTACCAGGATTGACAGGTGAGATTGGACCAGAAGGAAAAGGTTTACCTGGTCCTAAG GGAGACCGGGGAACTCCAGGCCCCACAGGACTAGCTGGAGCACCAGGAGTTGGGCTAATGGGCCCCAAG GGGTCAGCTGGTCAGATTGGAGCACCTGGTCCCCAGGGATTGCCTGGAGAGGGCATCCAAGGACCAAAG GGGGAGTCAGGATTCCAGGGGATCCCGGGCCCCAGGGGGCCCCCAGGACAGGGTATTCAAGGGGATAAG GGAGAAAGGGGGTTTGTGGGTGAACGAGgcagaaagggggacaggggagagactggagagacaggAACTGCTGGACCTTTG ggcagactgggagaaAAAGGGGAACCTGGCCTAACA agagaggaggtcatcAAACTGGTCAGATCTATATGTG GTTGTGGAGTGAAGTGCCGTGAGAGCCCACTGGAGTTGGTCTTTGTGATTGACAGCTCAGAGAGTGTGGGCCCTGACAACTTCAACGTGGTTAAGGACTTTGTGAACGCTCTGGTCGACCGTGCCTCCGTGAACCGGGAGACCACTCGCGTCGGGGTGGTCCTCTACAGCCACATCGACATGGTGGTGGTCAGTCTGCACCAGCAAGCCAGCCGGGACCAG gtgaagaaGGCGGTCCGCACTATGACCTACCTGGGCGAAGGCACTTTCACGGGCAGTGCCATCCATCAGGCCAACCAGGTGTTCCGGGCGGCCAGGCCCGGGGTGAGGAAAGTGGCCATAGTGATCACAGATGGACAGGCAGACGAGAGGGACTCTGTGAGGCTGGAGGAGGCAGTGAAAGAGGCCAAGGGCAGTAACATTGAGACGTTTGTCATCGGGGTGGTGAACCAGAGTGATCCGCTGTACGAGGAGTTTAAGAAAGAGCTCCACCTCATGGCCTCTGACCCAGACAGGGAACACGTCTACCTGATTGATGACTTCAGGACACTTCCTA CCCTTGAGAGCAAGCTGCTGAGTCGGATCTGTGAGAGTGATGGCGGGGCCCAATTCAGCTCCATCCCTAGCTCCAGATACTCCCCCGGAACCCCTGGACAAGCCGGGATTGTCAGGGAAACCCCAGAGAGGACTGATACTGACACGCCCACTTTCAATGGAGACTTTAAAAAAACACATATGGTG CCAGGTCCACCAGGAGAGTCAGACAGAGTCTTTACCCCACAGGGCCCCCAGACCGGGGACCGAGATAACTCAGAGACCTACAGGGTCCCATCCTTTGACAGGGAACCCTTCAAGCGCCTACCAGAGTTCCTTCTTCCGTCAGAGATGAAGAACCCCTCCCACAGTGTGGTCATGACGGGCTCCCAGGCCCCCACCCAGAGGCCCCTTACCGTAATGCTACCCGGGCTCCCCCCAACCTCTCCACCTCTGCCCCAGGATGCTTTAATACCGG ATGAGAGATGTGGACAAACTCTGGACCCCGGGCCTTGCAGGAATTACTTTGTGAAGTGGTACTATGACACTACGGCTAATGCCTGTGCCCAGTTCTGGTTCGGAGGCTGTCAGGGAAACCAAAACCGATTTGAGTCGGAGAAGAGCTGCAAAAAAACCTGTGTTAAGGTCTAA
- the LOC115141129 gene encoding septin-7 isoform X2 — protein sequence MVVGESGLGKSTLINSLFLTDLYSSEYPGPSHRVKKTVQVEQSKVLVKEGGVQLLLTIVDTPGFGDAVDNSNCWQPVIDHIDSKFEDYLNCESRVNRRLMPDSRVQCCLYFIAPSGHGLKPLDIEFMKRLHEKVNVIPLIAKADTLTPEECQRFKKQIMREILEHKIKIYEFPETDDEEENKLVKKIKDRLPLAVVGSNTIIEVNGKRTRGRQYPWGVAEVENGDHCDFTILRDMLIRTHMQDLKDVTNNVHYENYRSRKLAAVTYNGQDNNRVKGQQSTKSPLAQMEEERREHVAKMKKMEMEMEQVFEMKVKEKIQKLKDSEAELSRRHEQMKKNLEAQHKELEEKRRQFEDDRANWEANQRLEQQRLDASRTLEKNKKKGKIF from the exons ATGGTTGTTG GTGAATCGGGATTGGGCAAGTCCACGTTGATCAACTCTCTGTTCCTAACAGACTTGTACTCGTCAGAATACCCTGGGCCTTCACACAGAGTCAAAAAGACTGTACAG GTGGAGCAATCCAAAGTGTTAGTAAAGGAAGGTGGTGTCCAGCTCCTGCTCACAATAGTCGACACCCCAGGATTCGGCGACGCTGTGGACAATAGCAACTG CTGGCAGCCAGTCATCGACCACATAGACAGCAAGTTTGAGGATTACCTCAATTGTGAGTCGCGGGTGAACAGACGACTGATGCCCGACAGCAGAGTGCAGTGCTGCCTCTATTTCATCGCCCCCTCGGGACACGG ACTGAAGCCTCTGGATATTGAGTTTATGAAACGGTTGCATGAGAAGGTGAACGTCATCCCACTGATCGCAAAAGCAGACACTCTCACCCCAGAGGAGTGCCAACGGTTCAAGAAGCAG ATCATGCGGGAAATCCTGGAACATAAAATCAAGATCTACGAGTTCCCAGAGACGGATGATGAGGAAGAGAACAAACTGGTGAAGAAGATCAAG GACCGTCTGCCCCTGGCCGTGGTGGGCAGTAACACCATCATCGAGGTGAAcgggaagaggaccagaggacgaCAGTACCCATGGGGAGTGGCAGAAG TTGAGAACGGAGACCACTGTGATTTCACCATCCTACGAGACATGCTCATCAG AACCCACATGCAGGACCTGAAGGACGTGACCAATAACGTCCACTATGAGAACTACCGTAGCAGGAAGCTGGCAGCCGTCACCTACAACGGACAGGACAACAACAGGGTCAAGGGTCAACAGTCGACGAA GAGCCCCTTGGCTCAGATGGAGGAGGAGCGGCGGGAGCACGTGGCCAAGATGAAGAAGATGGAGATGGAAATGGAACAGGTGTTTGAGATGAAGGTCAAGGAGAAGATCCAGAAGCTGAAAGATTCCGAGGCTGAG CTGTCAAGGCGTCATGAGCAGATGAAGAAGAATCTGGAGGCCCAGCACAAGgagctggaggagaagagacgcCAGTTTGAGGATGACCGGGCCAACTGGGAGGCCAATCAGCGCCTGGAGCAACAGAGACTGGATGCCTCCAG GACTCTGGAAAAGAACAAAAAGAAGGGGAAGATATTTTAG